The Candidatus Aegiribacteria sp. nucleotide sequence AGGCGAGCTGTTCTGCCCGCTGGGACTGATCGAGAGCTTCAGTGAAATTTCCCTGTAGCCTTCCCAGTTCGAGCAGTTTTACCATCGATATGAGGACACCTCTTTTTCGATCCTGCTTCTCTGCGATAATCATAGATCTATTGAAATGGTCTTCAGCCGCATCCAGTTCATCCCTGGCCATATAAACCGATCCGACGCTGTTCAGAGCCATCGAGGTAAGATAACTGTCACCGCTTTCCTCAGCTTCTTTCAGAGCATGTCTGTAAACATCAAGTGCTTTCTCAAGTCGACCCTGAGAATGAAAAATATTTCCTGTGTTGTACAGAATTCCTGGGATACCTGCAGTGAAGCCCTCGCGAACGTAAATCGAGTGACATCGCCGGTAATAATCCAGCGAAGCTTCAAGGTCACCGGAATCTCTGAGTACATTACCGATAGTTGCCATAAGATGTCCGCAGTTGATCTTTGCCTGAGGTGACCCATCCTTCTCTGCGGTTTTCTCAAAAATACTCAGTGAGTTCAGGTAATGTTTCAACGAGAGATTGAGATTGTTTACGTAGAACTGCACATCTCCCAGTCTGCGAAGACAGCGGCCCTGCTGAATTGGATCGCCCAGCACTTTAAAGATATCCAGAGATGATGCGTAATTCTCCAGAGCAGCACGATACTCACCACCTGTCCTGGCCGCTTCACCAAGCCCGAACAGTGCAGATGCCTGTCCTCTGCGATACCCGAGTTTTTTGGAAAGTTCAAGGACCTCGGAGCTGATTTTGTGACTCCGGTCCTTGTCGCTCTTCAAAACAAGTGCTGCAAGCTCAATCAGGAGGTCTGCCCTGGATTTGCCCTCAGACTTCTCAAGAAGAATTTCCACCTCATTGATGGACAGCGGTTCTGTTTTCCGAGCGGTTTTCATTCGATGTTCACCCATATCTTGGAACCTTGTTTAACAAAGGGATTCTCTATTCTTCGATTGAAAAAATCATAATACTCACCAGGTTTCCAGTCAATCTGTTACTTCTTCATAACCACGAGCATATCGTCTCTTGGGATATACGAAGCTACAATACCAAAGAAGAGTATTACCAGAAGACCGGAGCGATGCAGCTGGTTGAAACGGAGAACAGTCTTTTGAAACAGTGAATATTTCTTCTGGTGAATCTATACCATCCCGGTGCTTGGTGGTGGAGCTGATCTCACTTTGCTAAAACAGCTTTCAATTGGATTAAATTTGGATTTCACCATTATTATGTGGTGATCCGCATTTCGGTTTCGCGAGGATCAGGTGCAGAGAATGCGGAGCTGAGTATCTAAGAGCCTTTTCCTGCAAATGTCGCGGTTTTTGCCCTTCCTGCTCGAAGAGGAAGTCGTTGGACTTTGCAATCTCCCTCGAGTATTCTTTCTCTGAGTGATCGGGCTTGAGACCAATAAGTGAATAGAGAATCTATCTCCAGTGCCATTTCGATATCTGACAGCGCCGGTTCCAGCTGACCCATCTCGTAGTAGAGGGTTCCTCGGGCGAACCATGGTTCGGGCACATCCGGATGGAGCTCTATCTCAACGCTGAAATCGGCCAAGGTTTCCTCATACCTTCCAAAGAATAGCATTGCAATTCCCCTCAGATGATGAGCCATAAAGTAAGTTGTATCCAGCTCGATAGTCCTGTCATAATCAGGTATTGCTCCCTGGTGGTCCCTGACTGTACCGCATAGCGTTGCACGAGTGAAATACAAGTACGGATTGGCCGGGTCCAGTCGAATCGCTTCGGTATAA carries:
- a CDS encoding diguanylate cyclase, with the translated sequence MKTARKTEPLSINEVEILLEKSEGKSRADLLIELAALVLKSDKDRSHKISSEVLELSKKLGYRRGQASALFGLGEAARTGGEYRAALENYASSLDIFKVLGDPIQQGRCLRRLGDVQFYVNNLNLSLKHYLNSLSIFEKTAEKDGSPQAKINCGHLMATIGNVLRDSGDLEASLDYYRRCHSIYVREGFTAGIPGILYNTGNIFHSQGRLEKALDVYRHALKEAEESGDSYLTSMALNSVGSVYMARDELDAAEDHFNRSMIIAEKQDRKRGVLISMVKLLELGRLQGNFTEALDQSQRAEQLAWQLEDRRSRADILKERALIYRHREEYEKALETNLVFQKLSVELLSEQRVREIDILRVRYETEAKEREIELLRRERTVQRRMMVGAVAGLMFTGISLVLVYRNVRFRIRVNRELADAYSRVEKLSQIDTLTGLANRRAMMNSLAAEQTRSTRTGRSFGLIMADIDDFKQVNDRYGHACGDEILVEVSKRLEKTLRNQDITARWGGEEFLLLLPETSLHSAVKVAKKTKALIENTPFICNKTSINLTMTFGVSEGGVIPVEDAIQLADTALYRGKRTGKNTVNIQS
- a CDS encoding SUMF1/EgtB/PvdO family nonheme iron enzyme; this translates as MLIALIIVLPVTGEQLEVLDGPLPGMEFVTIPAGDFCWFRGNANEDHWQEPHADENGTQPVATRYPNPWGLFDMNGNVKEWCSDWYHPTLKGTPADGSRYMGDYSQAELDYTEAIRLDPANPYLYFTRATLCGTVRDHQGAIPDYDRTIELDTTYFMAHHLRGIAMLFFGRYEETLADFSVEIELHPDVPEPWFARGTLYYEMGQLEPALSDIEMALEIDSLFTYWSQARSLRERILEGDCKVQRLPLRAGRAKTATFAGKGS